Proteins from a genomic interval of Pecten maximus chromosome 13, xPecMax1.1, whole genome shotgun sequence:
- the LOC117340457 gene encoding uncharacterized protein LOC117340457, translating to MDPGINRHIQSTVDEAQSALFSRLDVLMSEKLGELEAKIHAKQVDISNVQRAQIRQDIIGVDNHKFTKKSCEEQFKFNRKVASKLQEADEISLHDPQATKSLIAEGMDLINHRQKLIKLADTSEAGWKAVEEYISNPLASDSDDEKRMDRARSRADRKIKAAKQKSTKWRSRYSPYQRSTYSTPAEHSGQSDKVIPVRTPRPGVCYGCGRAGHWRSECPAMSAGGPSNGQKISSIFDTKHVELNDISTVSAVRVKRAISPFGRLNKCLAYWKGTGASDSVLSVIADGYKLPFKEIPPNVRLRNNKSARDNLQFVNTEVENLLSIGCISEVKVQPRVVNPLTVAYNRAGKPRLVLDCRHINVFLHKFKFKYEDARVARDLFHQGDFLFTFDLKSAYHHIEIYPEHRNFLGFEVEMGGVGRFFVFNVLPFGISTAGYIFTKVLRQVVKHVRGQGHKLVMFLDDGIGGHGTVGGANVASQCVKRCLRDYGFLIADEKCQWEPSQDVTWLGYTWAMIEGVLRVSTDRVDRLVSLLKHTMSLVCSRGQLLFSARYIASIVGLVISMHSVIGSMVRLRTRELSASLLTRASWNAGVFLSAEALNEIEFWLSNVQTLNDKGSTLRESNKCSKVICTDASEVGYGGFVIPCVDPLMEGDETLSAEDTGYMHEALALAEGDGFIPNVERLYEHGDCVVIGTWDSDERVRSSTWRELEAAKRVLFTTIDRVRGHNVRLFMDNKGACSIARVGSGKTHLQKVAMDMHRLTSSNSVNLVTQWLPRNSNKTADFLSRCSDSDDWSVQAWVFGVCEKKWGPHEVDRFASDYNKKCTRFNSRWWCPGTEAIDAFTVFWGRVNNWLVPPPRLVCKMLDKMKADQAYGTVVVPAWRSAAFWPVLCQGDKFASFVKDYTSLSKNRVTIDGRGNNGIFEKGVLSFNMLALRLDFRH from the coding sequence ATGGATCCAGGAATTAACAGACATATACAATCTACTGTCGATGAGGCACAATCAGCGTTGTTCTCTCGTTTGGACGTATTAATGTCAGAGAAGTTGGGTGAATTAGAGGCCAAAATCCATGCAAAACAGGTTGACATTTCCAATGTTCAGCGAGCGCAAATACGACAGGATATTATCGGTGTGGACAATCATAAATTCACTAAAAAGAGCTGCGAAGAGCAATTCAAGTTCAACCGGAAGGTCGCTTCTAAGTTACAAGAAGCCGATGAAATATCTCTACACGACCCTCAGGCCACCAAATCCCTTATTGCCGAAGGTATGGACTTGATTAATCATCGGCAGAAGCTTATCAAACTGGCCGACACGTCGGAGGCTGGATGGAAAGCCGTCGAGGAGTATATTTCTAATCCCCTCGCCTCCGACTCGGACGACGAGAAACGGATGGACCGGGCCCGGTCAAGAGCGGACCGTAAAATCAAGGCGGCTAAGCAAAAATCTACTAAATGGAGATCTCGATATTCGCCTTACCAACGTAGTACCTACTCAACCCCAGCTGAACACTCGGGACAATCGGACAAAGTGATCCCCGTCAGGACCCCTAGGCCTGGGGTGTGCTATGGTTGTGGAAGGGCCGGACATTGGAGGTCAGAGTGCCCAGCCATGTCAGCCGGTGGACCCAGCAACGGTCAAAAGATAAGTAGTATTTTTGATACTAAGCATGTTGAGCTTAACGATATTTCTACCGTCTCGGCGGTTAGAGTAAAAAGGGCGATTTCGCCGTTTGGTAGATTGAATAAGTGTTTAGCTTATTGGAAAGGTACTGGCGCTAGCGATAGTGTTTTATCGGTAATAGCCGACGGTTATAAGTTGCCTTTTAAAGAAATCCCTCCAAATGTTCGTTTGAGAAACAATAAGTCTGCTCGTGACAATCTTCAGTTTGTTAACACGGAGGTTGAGAATTTACTGAGCATTGGCTGTATATCTGAGGTCAAAGTTCAGCCACGTGTTGTCAATCCTCTGACAGTAGCGTACAACCGGGCAGGTAAACCGCGTCTTGTCTTAGATTGTCGCCACATAAATGTGTTTCTCCACAAGTTCAAATTTAAATACGAGGATGCGAGGGTTGCTCGAGATTTGTTTCATCAAGGCGATTTTTTGTTCACTTTTGATTTAAAGTCAGCCTATCATCACATTGAAATTTATCCCGAGCATAGGAATTTCTTAGGTTTCGAGGTCGAAATGGGCGGAGTCGGCCGATTCTTTGTATTTAACGTTCTCCCGTTTGGTATCTCTACGGCGGGTTATATATTCACAAAGGTCTTACGACAGGTAGTCAAGCACGTGCGTGGTCAAGGTCACAAACTAGTTATGTTTTTGGACGACGGCATTGGTGGTCATGGTACGGTAGGCGGGGCTAACGTAGCCAGTCAATGCGTAAAGAGATGTTTGAGAGATTACGGTTTCCTTATCGCGGACGAAAAGTGCCAATGGGAGCCATCCCAGGATGTCACGTGGCTCGGGTACACGTGGGCAATGATAGAAGGCGTGCTTAGAGTTTCCACCGACAGGGTTGACAGATTGGTGTCATTGTTGAAACACACTATGTCGTTAGTCTGTAGCAGAGGTCAACTGTTGTTCTCGGCCAGGTATATCGCCAGCATTGTAGGGCTGGTCATATCAATGCACAGTGTAATAGGATCGATGGTTCGATTGCGTACGCGTGAACTTAGCGCAAGTTTGTTGACGAGAGCCAGCTGGAATGCTGGAGTGTTTTTGAGCGCAGAGGCGCTGAACGAAATAGAATTTTGGCTTTCTaatgttcaaactttaaacGACAAAGGGTCGACATTGAGGGAGAGTAACAAATGTTCAAAGGTAATTTGTACCGATGCCTCTGAGGTAGGTTACGGAGGTTTTGTTATCCCCTGTGTGGATCCTCTTATGGAGGGAGATGAAACACTTAGTGCCGAGGACACTGGTTATATGCATGAGGCATTGGCCTTGGCTGAAGGCGACGGTTTTATTCCAAATGTGGAAAGGTTGTACGAGCATGGTGACTGCGTGGTCATAGGAACATGGGACAGTGACGAGCGCGTGCGTAGTTCCACGTGGAGAGAGTTGGAGGCAGCGAAGCGCGTATTGTTTACTACTATAGatagggtcagaggtcacaaTGTCAGGTTATTCATGGATAACAAGGGCGCATGCTCAATCGCTCGGGTCGGTAGCGGTAAAACACACTTACAGAAGGTAGCTATGGACATGCATAGGCTTACGTCCAGTAATAGTGTTAACCTGGTAACACAGTGGTTGCccagaaatagcaataaaacCGCTGATTTTCTCAGCAGATGTTCTGATTCCGATGATTGGTCTGTTCAGGCTTGGGTGTTTGGTGTTTGTGAGAAGAAGTGGGGACCACATGAAGTTGATCGTTTCGCTTCAGATTACAATAAAAAATGCACTCGTTTTAATTCCCGGTGGTGGTGTCCGGGTACGGAGGCTATTGACGCTTTTACCGTGTTCTGGGGGAGGGTAAACAACTGGTTAGTGCCCCCTCCCCGGCTTGTGTGTAAGATGTTAGACAAAATGAAGGCAGACCAGGCCTATGGGACAGTAGTGGTTCCAGCTTGGCGTTCAGCAGCTTTCTGGCCTGTTTTATGTCAGGGGGACAAATTTGCCAGTTTTGTTAAAGATTACACCTCGTTATCGAAAAACAGGGTAACGATCGATGGCAGGGGGAACAACGGGATTTTTGAGAAAGGTGTATTATCTTTCAACATGCTTGCACTACGATTAGATTTCCGTCATTga